Proteins from a genomic interval of Antedon mediterranea chromosome 5, ecAntMedi1.1, whole genome shotgun sequence:
- the LOC140049779 gene encoding uncharacterized protein F54H12.2-like, translating into MAFVHNHSCECLKSELDLFSVPPTQTSITKGQWVQYHPFNSITDVGPLQFNIQGSSEEYMDLSQTMLNVKLKITKQDGTDLQPADPVGPANLLLQSLFSEVDVSLNERLITPSTNTYSYRALIETLLTYGSDAKNTHLTGGLFHKDTAGKMDVADPTLAENAVNKGLKKRAQYIGGSRFVDLIGPIHCDIFFQDRMMLNGVDVKIKLHRSKNAFSLMSSDAAAGFKIRLEDASLFVRKVRLNPSIALAHAKALERGPAKYPLRRVEVKTLTIPRGNLSFTRESLYNGNLPKRLVVGLVTTEAFNGSYEKNPYNFQHFNTNFLALYIDGEQVPWKPLKPTFEDGGNYMLAYQSLFSGSNTLFQDTGNQISRDDYPKGYSLFAFDLTPDLANAGHFNLIRQGNIRLEIQFSTALTETINILVYSEFDSIIEIDKSRNVIIDF; encoded by the coding sequence ATGGCTTTTGTACACAATCACTCGTGCGAGTGTTTAAAATCGGAATTGGACTTGTTTTCTGTACCGCCGACACAGACTAGTATAACCAAAGGACAATGGGTGCAATATCACCCTTTCAACAGCATCACCGACGTGGGCCCCTTGCAATTCAACATACAAGGGTCTAGCGAGGAATACATGGATTTGTCGCAGACGATGCTTAATGTTAAACTAAAAATTACTAAACAAGACGGAACCGATCTCCAGCCCGCCGATCCGGTAGGCCCTGCCAATTTACTTTTGCAATCATTGTTTAGCGAAGTTGACGTTTCTTTGAACGAGAGATTGATTACCCCTTCGACAAATACTTATTCGTATAGGGCATTAATTGAAACATTACTGACTTATGGATCCGATGCCAAGAATACACACCTCACGGGTGGGTTGTTTCATAAAGACACGGCCGGTAAAATGGATGTAGCTGACCCTACGCTAGCCGAAAATGCGGTGAATAAAGGTCTTAAAAAACGGGCTCAATACATTGGCGGTAGTCGTTTTGTCGACTTGATTGGACCTATTCATTGCGATATATTTTTCCAAGATCGGATGATGCTCAACGGTGTAGATGTCAAAATTAAACTGCATCGAAGTAAAAACGCATTTAGTCTCATGTCTTCAGATGCCGCGGCCGGTTTTAAGATCCGCCTGGAAGACGCGTCCTTGTTTGTTCGCAAGGTCCGCCTGAACCCGTCTATCGCGCTAGCCCACGCAAAAGCTCTGGAACGCGGTCCGGCCAAATACCCGCTGCGTCGCGTTGAGGTCAAGACATTAACTATACCGCGCGGGAATCTATCGTTTACGAGGGAATCGCTGTACAACGGTAATCTACCGAAACGTCTGGTTGTAGGACTGGTGACCACCGAAGCATTCAACGGTAGCTACGAGAAGAACCcctacaattttcaacatttcaacACCAATTTCCTGGCTCTATATATTGACGGTGAGCAAGTACCGTGGAAACCGTTAAAACCAACGTTCGAAGACGGAGGCAACTACATGCTGGCGTATCAGAGTCTATTTTCGGGTTCTAACACTTTGTTCCAGGATACCGGAAATCAGATTTCTAGAGACGATTATCCTAAAGGCTATTCGTTGTTTGCTTTTGACCTGACTCCCGATTTGGCAAATGCCGGACATTTTAATCTAATTCGGCAAGGAAATATACGTTTAGAAATTCAGTTTTCTACGGCTTTGACCGAGACCATCAACATTTTAGTTTATTCAGAATTTGATTCAATCATAGAAATTGACAAGTCTCGTAACgtaattatagatttttaa
- the LOC140049780 gene encoding uncharacterized protein: MLECFVKTSKKTRFLKEQFPDFEYVEIWEHEWKRIKQSLAPNIKSIVSKVPFIRQTLNPRDAFFGGRTNASCLFYKVKPGEEINYIDYTSLYPYVNKYGTYPVGHPEIDDRKDMSTDINEYFGLIKCTIEAPKNLFHPVLPYRSNGKLMFALCRTCVDSQQQTACNHSGTDREFTGSWATIEVAKAVEVGYEIRKVHVVWHFKNKSAYSADSPSSGLFASYINTFLKLKQEASGWPEWCKTPEDKQKYISDYRTVEGIDLNHDDIAYNPGLRSLAKLMLNSFWGKFGQRENLTRIKYTQDPNEVYDILSNPRVVVHDLNFVNDDLAEIKYEDEEQFVEVNRKVNVVIAAFTTALARLKLYELLEKLQERVLYYDTDSVIYVSKPGLWDPPLGDYLGQLTTEVDPKDGKYIESFVSGGAKNYAYKLDTGKTVCKVKGFTLNFTNAQKINFDTVSNMVRGIGPNTIKTVEKNRITRKPKTRKIVNETSTKDYRIVYDKRIIIENYRTVPYGYVW, translated from the coding sequence ATGTTGGAATGCTTTGTCAAAACAAGCAAGAAAACACGGTTTCTGAAGGAGCAATTTCCAGATTTTGAGTACGTCGAAATTTGGGAACACGAATGGAAACGGATCAAACAATCGCTGGCCCCTAACATTAAATCTATCGTCTCCAAAGTTCCTTTCATTAGGCAAACTTTGAATCCAAGAGACGCGTTTTTCGGTGGGAGGACTAATGCCAGTTGTTTGTTCTATAAGGTAAAACCGGGTGAAGAAATTAATTACATCGATTATACTTCATTGTAcccttatgtaaataaatacggtacctACCCCGTAGGACATCCTGAAATCGATGATCGCAAAGACATGTCCACAGATATCAACGAGTATTTCGGTTTGATAAAGTGTACTATCGAAGCGCCTAAAAATTTATTCCATCCAGTCTTACCTTATAGATCAAACGGTAAATTAATGTTTGCTCTCTGTAGAACATGCGTCGATTCTCAACAACAAACCGCTTGCAATCATTCTGGTACAGATAGAGAATTTACAGGTTCTTGGGCAACGATCGAGGTCGCTAAAGCCGTGGAGGTTGGGTACGAGATACGTAAAGTTCACGTAGTATggcactttaaaaataaaagcgcGTACTCTGCAGATTCTCCCTCGTCCGGTCTATTTGCCTCTTAcattaacacatttttaaaattgaaacaagAAGCTTCGGGTTGGCCTGAATGGTGTAAAACGCCcgaagataaacaaaaatatatttcggACTATCGAACCGTAGAAGGTATCGACTTGAATCATGACGACATTGCGTACAATCCTGGGCTTCGATCTCTGGCCAAATTAATGCTAAATAGTTTTTGGGGTAAATTTGGTCAGCGTGAAAATCTCACGagaattaaatatacgcaagaTCCTAACGAGGTTTACGATATTTTATCGAACCCACGGGTAGTCGTTCATGATCtaaattttgttaatgatgATTTGGCTGAAATAAAATACGAAGACGAGGAACAATTTGTTGAAGTTAACCGAAAGGTTAACGTTGTCATTGCCGCATTTACCACTGCGCTAGCGCGTTTAAAATTATACGAACTGTTGGAGAAATTACAGGAACGTGTCCTGTATTACGATACCGACAGTGTAATCTACGTGTCAAAACCCGGGTTGTGGGACCCTCCCCTGGGCGACTACTTGGGTCAGTTAACGACCGAGGTCGACCCTAAAGACGGTAAGTACATCGAGTCCTTTGTTTCTGGGGGGGCTAAGAACTACGCCTATAAATTGGATACAGGGAAGACCGTTTGTAAAGTTAAAGGTTTTACCCTTAATTTTACAAACGCTCAGAAAATTAACTTTGACACCGTCTCCAATATGGTAAGAGGTATTGGTCCTAATACAATTAAGACAGTTGAGAAGAATCGCATAACGCGCAAGCCAAAAACACGTAAGATAGTCAACGAAACATCGACTAAAGACTATCGAATCGTGTACGATAAAAGAATTATTATCGAAAATTATCGTACAGTTCCTTACGGTTATGTTTGGTAA
- the LOC140049781 gene encoding uncharacterized protein: protein MWIKLEPSSLNQVSDEARIEKVLSIGYNDISGMNWTLLGTFLNEFPNLIRLYMNDCKLLGDVMNDMMKAIAKDELKLKVFNIANNDISGIVGTLLGTFLSKSPYLFELNLDNCKISGDIMNEMISVYAEDELQLQELYIGNNDFCFIDSTLLGIFLRKSPKLLKLYMRNCSLSDDVVNAIHHNCKS, encoded by the exons ATGTGGATTAAATTGGAACCATCTTCTTTAAACCAGGTTTCTGATGAAGCTAGAATCGAAAAG GTGCTTTCAATTGGGTATAATGATATCAGCGGCATGAATTGGACTTTGCTGGGTACTTTCTTGAATGAGTTTCCAAACCTGATTAGGCTTTACATGAACGATTGTAAACTATTAGGTGACGTGATGAATGACATGATGAAGGCGATTGCAAAAGATGAGTTAAAATTAAAAGTCTTTAATATTGCCAATAATGATATTAGTGGCATTGTTGGTACTTTACTTGGTACTTTCTTGAGCAAGTCTCCATATCTGTTTGAACTAAACCTGGATAATTGTAAGATATCAGGTGacataatgaatgaaatgatcagTGTGTATGCTGAAGATGAGTTACAATTACAGGAGCTTTATATTGGGAATAATGATTTCTGTTTCATTGATAGTACTTTACTTGGTATTTTCTTGAGGAAGTCTCCCAAGTTGCTTAAACTTTACATGCGTAATTGCAGTTTATCGGATGACGTAGTGAATGCTATTCATCACAATTGCAAGAGTTaa